A genome region from Blautia coccoides includes the following:
- the rnc gene encoding ribonuclease III, which produces MKNLKKLIELEAKTGYKFQNFDLLINAMTHSSYANEHRISYVGNNERLEFLGDAVLELTSSEFLFEKYSQMPEGELTKKRASIVCEPTLALCARELSLGEYLLLGKGEEATGGRRRDSIVSDAMEALIGAVYLDGGFANAKEFVQKFILNDIENKQLFYDSKTTLQEIVQGRYEEDVRYVLLKEEGPDHNKSFYMQALLGEKVLGEGCGHTKKAAEQQAAYCAIKKLKNDKGDLCI; this is translated from the coding sequence ATGAAAAACTTGAAAAAACTCATTGAACTGGAGGCAAAAACAGGATATAAATTCCAGAATTTTGATCTGCTCATAAATGCCATGACCCACAGCTCTTATGCAAACGAGCACAGGATCTCCTATGTGGGCAATAATGAACGACTGGAGTTTTTAGGGGATGCAGTGCTGGAACTGACATCCAGTGAATTTTTGTTTGAAAAATATTCCCAGATGCCTGAGGGTGAGCTGACAAAGAAGCGCGCCAGCATTGTCTGTGAGCCTACACTGGCCCTCTGCGCCAGAGAATTGTCACTTGGGGAATATCTACTTCTGGGTAAAGGCGAGGAGGCCACAGGAGGCCGCAGGAGAGATTCCATTGTGTCTGACGCCATGGAAGCGCTGATCGGTGCTGTTTACCTGGATGGCGGTTTTGCTAATGCAAAAGAGTTCGTTCAGAAATTTATCCTGAATGATATTGAGAATAAACAGCTCTTTTATGATAGCAAGACTACACTTCAGGAGATCGTACAGGGCAGGTATGAGGAGGATGTGCGTTATGTGCTTCTCAAGGAAGAGGGGCCTGACCACAACAAATCCTTTTACATGCAGGCACTTCTGGGAGAAAAGGTGCTGGGAGAAGGCTGCGGCCACACAAAGAAGGCGGCTGAACAGCAGGCAGCTTACTGCGCCATTAAAAAACTGAAAAATGACAAAGGTGATTTATGTATCTAA
- the acpP gene encoding acyl carrier protein, with product MELEKLQKIIAEVLNVDTQEVTMETTFVEDLGADSLDIFQIVMGIEEEFDIEIPTEQVEKIVSVGDAVEEIKNLIG from the coding sequence ATGGAACTGGAAAAATTACAGAAGATTATTGCAGAGGTTTTAAATGTGGACACACAGGAGGTTACCATGGAGACCACATTTGTAGAAGACCTGGGAGCCGATTCTCTGGATATTTTTCAAATCGTCATGGGTATTGAGGAGGAGTTTGATATTGAGATCCCCACTGAGCAGGTGGAGAAGATCGTATCTGTGGGCGATGCGGTGGAAGAGATTAAAAACCTGATTGGTTAA
- the plsX gene encoding phosphate acyltransferase PlsX, whose product MENMTIVAVDAMGGDNAPAEIVKGAVDAVKEKANLKVLLVGQEEAVKKELEACGNPGERIEIVPASQVIETGEPPVAAIRGKKDSSIVVGMKLVKKGEADAFVSAGSSGAILVGGTTIVGRIKGVERAPLAPLIPTRDGVSLLIDCGANVDARSSHLVQFARMGSIYMEHVMGVKKPRVGIVNIGVEEEKGNALVKETYPLLKECEDINFIGSIEAREIPNGAADVIVTEAFVGNVILKLYEGVGATLISKVKQGMMTTLRSKIGALLVKTALKSTLKSFDASEYGGAPLLGLKGLVVKCHGSSKSMEVKNSIIQCISFKEQNISERIGKNIISSI is encoded by the coding sequence ATGGAGAATATGACAATTGTGGCAGTGGATGCCATGGGAGGCGACAATGCACCGGCGGAGATTGTCAAAGGTGCAGTGGACGCAGTGAAAGAAAAAGCAAACCTGAAGGTACTTCTGGTAGGCCAGGAAGAGGCCGTAAAAAAAGAACTGGAGGCCTGCGGCAATCCGGGGGAGAGGATTGAGATCGTCCCTGCGTCCCAGGTGATCGAGACAGGAGAACCGCCGGTAGCCGCGATCCGGGGCAAAAAGGATTCCTCCATTGTAGTGGGAATGAAGCTGGTAAAGAAAGGGGAAGCAGACGCTTTCGTATCCGCAGGAAGCTCCGGAGCCATCCTGGTGGGAGGGACAACCATTGTGGGCAGGATCAAAGGTGTAGAGAGAGCACCTCTGGCTCCGCTGATCCCCACAAGAGACGGTGTGTCTCTCTTGATAGACTGCGGTGCCAACGTGGATGCCCGCTCTTCTCATCTGGTACAGTTTGCCCGCATGGGTTCCATTTACATGGAACATGTTATGGGTGTCAAAAAGCCCCGGGTGGGAATCGTGAACATAGGCGTTGAGGAAGAAAAGGGAAACGCCCTGGTAAAAGAGACCTATCCGCTGCTGAAAGAATGTGAGGACATTAATTTTATCGGAAGTATTGAGGCCAGAGAGATCCCAAACGGCGCGGCGGATGTCATTGTTACGGAGGCCTTTGTGGGCAACGTGATCCTGAAGCTATACGAGGGTGTGGGAGCCACTTTGATCTCAAAGGTAAAGCAGGGTATGATGACGACTCTGCGCAGCAAAATAGGTGCCCTTCTTGTAAAAACGGCACTCAAATCCACATTAAAAAGCTTTGATGCCAGCGAGTACGGCGGAGCGCCGCTTTTAGGACTCAAGGGGCTTGTGGTGAAATGCCACGGAAGTTCAAAGTCCATGGAGGTAAAAAACTCCATCATACAGTGTATCTCGTTCAAGGAACAAAATATCAGTGAGCGGATCGGAAAGAATATCATTTCATCAATATAA
- the rpmF gene encoding 50S ribosomal protein L32, with the protein MSICPKNKTSKARRDKRRANWKMSAPNLVKCSKCGALMMPHRVCKACGSYNKKEIIKMGEE; encoded by the coding sequence ATGTCCATCTGTCCAAAAAATAAAACTTCTAAAGCAAGAAGAGATAAAAGAAGAGCAAACTGGAAAATGAGCGCTCCGAACTTAGTAAAATGCAGCAAATGTGGAGCTTTAATGATGCCACACAGAGTATGCAAAGCTTGCGGAAGTTACAACAAAAAAGAAATCATCAAAATGGGTGAAGAATAA
- a CDS encoding YceD family protein, which produces MLIDLSEILSLEGKTQVIEAPVSMDSFQSKLGSFPVKDKEPVILTITNTGKKVLRLEARGSVTLSIPCDRCLKEVPVDFPFTLERDMDMKVSEEDRIKDLDEMNYVTGCSLDVEQLVHNEILIRWPLRVLCKEDCKGICSHCGKDLNDGPCSCEQESLDPRMAAIRDIFSKFKEV; this is translated from the coding sequence ATGCTAATTGATTTATCAGAAATTTTATCCCTGGAAGGAAAGACACAGGTCATAGAAGCGCCTGTTTCCATGGATTCCTTTCAATCGAAACTGGGCAGCTTTCCTGTGAAGGATAAAGAGCCTGTGATTCTTACTATTACGAATACTGGCAAAAAGGTTCTGCGTCTGGAAGCAAGAGGCAGTGTTACTCTGTCCATTCCCTGCGACCGCTGTTTAAAAGAGGTCCCGGTGGATTTTCCATTTACACTGGAAAGAGATATGGATATGAAGGTTTCGGAGGAAGACAGGATAAAAGACTTAGATGAAATGAATTATGTCACAGGTTGTAGCCTGGATGTTGAGCAGTTAGTGCATAATGAGATTTTAATCCGTTGGCCTTTACGGGTCCTGTGTAAAGAGGACTGCAAGGGAATCTGCAGCCATTGCGGCAAAGATTTAAATGACGGCCCCTGTTCCTGTGAGCAGGAAAGCCTCGATCCGAGAATGGCAGCAATCCGTGATATATTTAGCAAATTTAAGGAGGTGTAA